A window from Drosophila willistoni isolate 14030-0811.24 chromosome XR unlocalized genomic scaffold, UCI_dwil_1.1 Seg143, whole genome shotgun sequence encodes these proteins:
- the LOC6645231 gene encoding glycylpeptide N-tetradecanoyltransferase yields the protein MPSSNPKAEDKEPTAGQDLLEQAKEVVLSTEQVMAQAVAGLKLQDSSRAKLDDPESTLDLSELNRTGSASAKQVLLQAVSDAVASNRPQPKKFAFWSTQPVTKLDEQVTTNEWIEPNKDVSLIRQEPYTLPGGFTWVTLDLNDASNLKELYTLLNENYVEDDDAMFRFDYQPEFIKWSLQPPGWKREWHVGVRVEKSGKLVGFIAAIPSNLKAYDKVLKVVDINFLCVHKKLRSKRVAPVLIREITRRVNLTGVFQAAYTAGVVLPTPVSTCRYWHRSLNPKKLVDVRFSHLARNMTMQRTVKLYKLPDQPKTKGYRRITPKDMDKAHKLLEEYLKKFNLCPIFSKEEFRHWFTPKEGIIDCFVVADEKGNITDLTSYYCLPSSVMHHPVHKSVRAAYSFYNVATKTPWLELMNDALISAKNVQMDVYNALDLMDNKKFFMPLKFGAGDGNLQYYLYNWRCPSMQPEDIALILM from the exons atgcCATCATCGAATCCAAAGGCGGAAGACAAAGAACCAACCGCAGGTCAAGATCTCCTGGAACAGGCCAAAGAAGTGGTTTTGTCTACAGAACAAGTGATGGCCCAAGCAGTTGCCGGCTTGAAATTGCAAGATTCGTCTAGGGCCAAGCTAGATGATCCAGAAAGCACACTCGACCTATCCGAACTAAATCGTACAG GTTCAGCTTCAGCCAAGCAAGTTCTGCTTCAGGCGGTCTCCGATGCCGTTGCCAGCAATCGTCCTCAGCCCAAAAAGTTTGCCTTCTGGTCGACACAGCCAGTGACGAAACTGGACGAGCAGGTGACCACCAATGAGTGGATTGAGCCCAATAAGGATGTCAGTCTGATACGTCAGGAACCATATACACTGCCCGGCGGTTTCACTTGGGTAACACTGGATCTCAATGATGCCAGTAATCTCAAGGAGCTTTACACTTTACTAAATGAAAACTATGTGGAGGACGATGATGCCATGTTTCGCTTTGATTATCAACCCGAATTCATCAAATGGTCGCTGCAGCCACCCGGCTGGAAGCGGGAATGGCATGTGGGTGTACGGGTAGAGAAATCTGGAAAATTGGTTGGGTTTATAGCTGCCATACCCAGTAACCTGAAGGCCTACGACAAGGTGCTCAAAGTCGTGGACATTAATTTTCTATGCGTGCATAAGAAATTGCGTAGTAAGCGTGTGGCTCCCGTATTGATACGAGAAATTACTCGGAGGGTAAACCTCACTGGTGTATTCCAAGCTGCATACACAGCTGGCGTTGTTTTGCCCACTCCCGTATCGACATGCCGCTACTGGCACCGGTCATTAAACCCCAAAAAATTGGTGGACGTGCGTTTTTCGCACCTGGCTCGCAACATGACAATGCAACGCACTGTCAAGTTGTATAAGCTACCCGATCAACCCAAAACCAAAGGCTATCGACGCATCACACCCAAAGACATGGATAAGGCCCACAAGCTGCTCGAAGAATATCTTAAGAAATTTAATCTGTGTCCCATTTTCAGCAAAGAAGAGTTTCGCCATTGGTTTACGCCCAAGGAAGGTATTATCGATTGCTTTGTGGTAGCCGATGAGAAGGGTAATATTACCGATTTGACCAGCTACTACTGTCTGCCGTCGTCGGTCATGCATCATCCAGTTCACAAGAGTGTTCGGGCCGCATACTCCTTCTACAATGTGGCTACTAAGACACCGTGGCTGGAACTAATGAACGATGCTTTAATATCGgccaaaaatgttcaaatggATGTCTATAATGCCCTCGATCTTATGGACAACAAAAAGTTCTTTATGCCATTAAAGTTTGGAGCTGGTGATGGCAACCTTCAGTACTATTTATACAATTGGCGCTGCCCATCTATGCAGCCGGAGGACATTGCCTTGATACTCATGTAG
- the LOC6645232 gene encoding UDP-glucuronic acid decarboxylase 1 produces the protein MVFVCKEAAATIITMMSATKKRLKIAAVVTIVLGLIYLLRFLNNTSLISRSSTSGQQQEEEQQRQWPPTENVQQRNLQLAYEEQHALFEAQQLEMKHTKEQLVHLEEQIRSLQASTPRKYPKVKYLNYKNRKRILITGGAGFVGSHLVDDLMIQGHEIIVVDNFFTGRKRNVEHWLGHENFELIHHDIVNPLFIEIDEIYHLASPASPPHYMYNPVKTIKTNTMGTINVLGLAKRVMAKVLIASTSEVYGDPTVHPQPETYWGHVNPIGPRACYDEGKRVSETLSYAYAKQEKVQVRVARIFNTYGPRMHMNDGRVVSNFILQALRNETITVYGNGKQTRSFQYVSDLVDGMIALMASNYTQPVNLGNPVEQSIEEFAQIIKQLVGGPSEIKQTKAMEDDPQRRKPDITRAKTLLKWEPKVPLETGLMKTISYFRNELARSDRFQENSKKYFESPDLQRSRP, from the exons atggtttttgtttgtaaagAAGCTGCAGCGACAATCATAACGATGATGAGTGCCACAAAAAAGCGCCTTAAGATAGCGGCCGTCGTCACAATTGTTCTAggattaatttatttgttgagGTTTTTGAATAATACTTCCCTTATCAGCAGAAGTAGTACATCCGggcagcagcaggaggaggAACAACAACGCCAATGGCCACCGACCGAAAATGTACAACAACGAAACCTCCAATTGGCTTATGAGGAGCAACATGCTCTATTTGAGGCGCAGCAGCTAGAAATGAAACACACCAAGGAGCAGCTGGTCCACCTTGAGGAGCAGATACGTTCACTTCAGGCCAGTACGCCAAGGAAATATCCCaaggtgaaatatttaaactATAAGAATCGCAAGAGGATTCTCATAACTGGAGGCGCAGGCTTTGTGGGTTCTCACTTGGTTGATGATCTGATGATACAGGGTCATGAAATTATTGTTGTCGATAATTTCTTTACGGGACGCAAACGTAATGTCGAACATTGGCTGGGTCATGAAAATTTCGAGCTGATTCATCATGACATTGTGAATCCGTTGTTCATAGAGATTGATGAGATCTATCATTTGGCTTCTCCAGCATCACCACCGCATTACATGTATAATCCTGTGAAAACCATTAAGACAAATACCATGGGCACTATCAACGTGCTCGGCTTGGCCAAGCGAGTAATGGCGAAAGTCTTAATAGCGAGCACATCCGAGGTCTACGGTGATCCTACAGTGCATCCCCAGCCGGAAACCTATTGGGGACATGTGAATCCAATTGGACCCAGAGCTTGTTATGATGAGGGGAAGCGTGTGTCAGAGACCCTTAGCTATGCCTATGCTAAGCAG GAAAAAGTGCAAGTTCGGGTCGCTCGTATCTTCAATACGTATGGACCGCGAATGCATATGAATGATGGCCGAGTTGTATCCAATTTCATTTTACAAGCTCTGCGCAATGAAACCATCACAGTCTATGGCAATGGGAAACAAACGCGATCATTTCAATATGTATCCGATCTGGTGGATGGTATGATTGCTTTAATGGCTTCTAATTATACACAGCCCGTCAATTTGGGTAATCCTGTGGAGCAGTCTATTGAGGAATTCGCACAAATCATAAAACAACTGGTGGGCGGGCCTAGCGAGATCAAACAGACCAAAGCCATGGAGGATGATCCACAGCGTCGTAAGCCGGATATAACACGAGCTAAAACGCTGCTCAAATGGGAGCCGAAGGTGCCACTTGAAACTGGTCTAATGAAGACTATCTCATATTTTCGTAATGAATTGGCACGCAGTGATCGTTTTCAGGAGAATTCTAAAAAATACTTTGAATCGCCGGATCTGCAGCGCAGTCGGCCGTAA
- the LOC6645233 gene encoding steroid hormone receptor ERR2 → MSDGVGILHIKQEVDTSSSTGTTGVGGASTNSCYSPSSKANTTTPVTTTSSSGSTTALNNSSNSNSGMKSSPSVSPERQLCSSTTSLSCDLHNVSLSNDGDSPKGGSSGGGGGGVGGNSGGGSGTPGSAGGGGGGGSSVRDELRRLCLVCGDVASGFHYGVASCEACKAFFKRTIQGNIEYTCPANNECEINKRRRKACQACRFQKCLLMGMLKEGVRLDRVRGGRQKYRRNPVSSSYQTMQLLYQSGTTSLCDVKILEVLNSYEPDTLSVQSSPSQQPHTTSCNDEASSSSGSIKLEGSTSASTPTPNGTCIFQNNNNDPQEILSVLSDIYDKELVGVIGWAKQIPGFIDLPLNDQMKLLQVSWAEILTLQLTFRSLPFNGKLCFASDMWMNELLAKECGYTEFYYHCVQIAQRMERISPRREEYYLLKALLLSNCDILLDDQSSLRAFRDTILNSLNDVVYLLRHSSAVSHQQQLLLILPSLRQADDILRRFWRGVARDETITMKKLFLEMLEPLAR, encoded by the exons ATGTCGGACGGTGTTGGTATATTGCACATCAAACAAGAGGTGGACACCTcttcatcaacaggaacaacagGAGTGGGAGGAGCCAGTACCAATTCATGCTACAGTCCAAGTTCAAAGGCAAACACAACAACGCCAGTAACCACAACATCGTCATCGGGATCCACAACGGCTCTCAATAACTCGAGTAATAGTAATAGTGGAATGAAGTCCTCACCGTCCGTATCGCCAGAGCGTCAGCTATGCAGCTCGACTACATCCCTGTCCTGTGATTTACACAATGTGTCCCTGAGTAATGATGGCGACAGTCCCAAAGGCGGCAGCAGTGGAGGAGGCGGTGGTGGAGTAGGTGGAAACAGCGGCGGCGGATCGGGTACTCCAGGAAGTGCTGGGGGAGGCGGCGGAGGTGGAAGTTCTGTACGAGATGAGCTTCGTCGATTATGTTTGGTGTGCGGTGATGTAGCCTCGGGCTTTCATTATGGAGTGGCTAGCTGTGAAGCTTGCAAGGCATTCTTTAAACGCACCATTCAGGGAAATATTGAGTACACATGTCCAGCGAACAATGAATGTGAGATCAATAAAAGGCGACGGAAGGCCTGTCAAGCCTGTCGCTTTCAAAAGTGCCTACTCATGGGTATGCTTAAG GAGGGCGTGCGATTGGATCGAGTTCGTGGCGGACGACAGAAATATCGTCGTAATCCCGTGTCCAGCTCATACCAGACAATGCAATTACTCTATCAGTCCGGTACCACGTCCTTATGCGATGTAAAAATCCTTGAAGTTCTCAATTCCTATGAGCCGGACACATTGAGTGTACAATCCTCGCCAAGTCAGCAACCGCACACGACCAGCTGTAATGATGAAGCCTCCTCCTCATCGGGTAGCATCAAGTTGGAGGGCAGCACTTCAGCATCGACCCCCACGCCTAATGGCACATGCATTTTTCAGAACAATAACAATGACCCTCAGGAGATTCTTAGTGTGCTTAGCGATATCTATGATAAGGAGCTAGTCGGTGTTATTGGCTGGGCGAAACAGATCCCTGGGTTTATTGATCTTCCGTTGAATGATCAAATGAAGTTGCTTCAAGTATCGTGGGCTGAAATACTTACACTGCAGTTGACATTCCGATCGCTGCCCTTCAATGGGAAACTCTGCTTCGCCTCGGACATGTGGATGAATGAGCTACTGGCCAAGGAATGCGGCTATACTGAATTCTATTATCACTGTGTCCAAATTGCCCAGCGCATGGAGCGTATATCGCCACGGCGCGAGGAATATTATCTGCTCAAAGCTCTTCTTTTGTCCAATTGTGATATACTCCTGGATGATCAGAGTTCCCTACGTGCTTTTCGTGACACCATCTTGAACTCGCTCAATGATGTGGTCTATCTCTTGCGTCACTCATCAGCAGTGTCGCATCAGCAGCAATTACTCCTGATTCTGCCTTCACTAAGGCAGGCTGACGATATACTTAGACGTTTTTGGCGTGGCGTTGCTCGTGACGAGACCATCACGATGAAAAAACTATTTCTAGAAATGCTCGAACCGCTGGCCAGGTGA